A window from Terriglobus sp. TAA 43 encodes these proteins:
- a CDS encoding beta-xylosidase, producing the protein MQQWQMITMRGGAQTRIAVAAGLVLGAMSAMAQGTIPVLPPPSAGKPVNITVDLSKTVGAYKPIYSWFGYDEGNYTTQRDGKVLLKELHDLSPVPVYIRAHHLLTSGDGVPELKWSSTNVYTEDANGKPVYSFKILDEIFDEYKAAGVRPMVELGFMPKDLAADVPGRDVPYQVHYPKSAISGKSNNPPKDYAKWGELARVVTAHFVERYGRETVKQWYFEVWNEPDIDYWHSTPEDYWKLYDYAVAGVRAALPEAKVGGPATTSPRNPKAYTYLKNFLEHVNSGKSAANGKALPMDFISFHAKGAPKIVDGKVTMGVSSELQDTDHGFQLISTFPKLRNLPIIISEADPEGCAACSSKVNPANNYRNGTLYPAYTASAYKRLFELQDKYKVNLLSMLSWSFEFENKDYFEGFRSLSTNGVNKPVLNFFRMAALMSGNRVATTSTGGLSLDAIVQNGVRGESDVDAFATKAADSSAAVMLWNYHDVEGAGPVVPTSVAVSGLPAGANRVLVTHYRIDDTHSNAYTVWKAMGSPQNPTTEQYQKLQAVDGLELLASPEWVDANNGTVTLNTEMPRQSISLVTLKW; encoded by the coding sequence ATGCAGCAATGGCAAATGATCACGATGCGCGGTGGCGCACAGACGCGGATAGCGGTGGCAGCGGGATTGGTGCTCGGAGCAATGTCTGCGATGGCGCAGGGTACGATTCCTGTACTGCCGCCACCGTCTGCTGGCAAGCCGGTAAACATTACGGTGGATCTAAGCAAGACGGTGGGCGCGTACAAGCCGATCTATAGCTGGTTTGGCTATGACGAAGGCAACTACACCACACAACGTGACGGCAAGGTGTTGCTGAAAGAACTGCACGACCTGAGCCCTGTGCCTGTGTACATCCGTGCGCATCACCTGCTAACCAGCGGTGATGGCGTACCGGAACTGAAGTGGAGTTCCACCAACGTATACACAGAAGACGCAAACGGCAAGCCCGTGTACAGCTTCAAGATACTCGATGAGATTTTTGATGAGTACAAGGCGGCAGGTGTGCGGCCAATGGTGGAACTCGGCTTTATGCCTAAGGACCTGGCTGCGGATGTACCGGGCCGTGACGTTCCGTACCAGGTGCACTATCCAAAGAGCGCGATCAGCGGGAAAAGTAATAACCCTCCAAAGGACTACGCCAAGTGGGGTGAACTTGCGCGCGTGGTGACAGCGCACTTTGTGGAGAGGTATGGCCGTGAGACGGTGAAGCAGTGGTACTTCGAAGTGTGGAACGAGCCGGATATCGACTACTGGCACAGCACACCGGAAGACTACTGGAAGTTGTATGACTATGCCGTCGCGGGTGTGCGCGCGGCGTTGCCAGAGGCTAAGGTAGGCGGGCCAGCAACCACGAGCCCGCGTAATCCCAAGGCCTACACGTATCTCAAAAACTTTCTTGAGCATGTGAACTCTGGCAAGAGCGCAGCAAATGGCAAAGCTCTCCCCATGGACTTCATCTCGTTTCACGCGAAGGGAGCGCCGAAGATTGTAGACGGCAAAGTGACGATGGGCGTGTCAAGCGAGTTGCAGGACACGGATCATGGCTTCCAGTTAATTTCGACGTTTCCAAAACTCCGCAACCTGCCAATCATCATCAGTGAGGCGGACCCCGAGGGGTGCGCTGCGTGTTCCAGCAAAGTGAATCCAGCGAACAACTATCGCAATGGAACACTGTACCCGGCATATACAGCGTCGGCTTACAAGCGTTTGTTTGAACTGCAGGATAAGTACAAAGTGAACCTGCTGAGCATGTTGAGCTGGTCCTTTGAATTTGAGAACAAAGATTATTTCGAGGGCTTCCGTTCGCTTTCAACCAATGGAGTGAACAAGCCAGTTCTGAACTTCTTTCGGATGGCGGCTCTGATGTCGGGCAATCGTGTTGCGACAACAAGCACGGGAGGTCTGTCGCTGGACGCGATTGTTCAGAACGGCGTGCGTGGCGAATCCGATGTGGATGCGTTTGCAACCAAAGCCGCGGACAGCTCGGCGGCCGTGATGCTGTGGAACTACCACGATGTGGAGGGTGCCGGGCCAGTGGTGCCAACCTCTGTCGCTGTGAGCGGTTTGCCCGCTGGAGCCAACCGTGTGCTGGTGACGCACTATCGCATTGACGACACGCATAGCAATGCATACACCGTGTGGAAGGCAATGGGCTCTCCGCAGAACCCAACGACGGAGCAGTACCAAAAGCTGCAGGCCGTGGATGGTTTGGAATTGCTTGCGTCGCCGGAGTGGGTGGATGCGAACAACGGCACAGTAACGCTGAACACAGAGATGCCGCGGCAGAGCATTTCTCTTGTCACGTTGAAGTGGTAG
- a CDS encoding class II aldolase/adducin family protein, with amino-acid sequence MNERECTVELGLRRDLKRFSKWLSRLGFTPGTSGNLSVRLDSERLLVTPTGVSKGLIKASDMVIVDLDGRLIAGARKVTSEISMHLAVYRHRADIHAVVHSHPPIATAFACSGRALNEPLCQEAVMTVGRVPLAPYATTGTDEVAASMRPFLTDHETILLANHGVVSYGKTLLDAFMKMETVEHLAQVGLVAHQLGTAQPLGVDQIDRLQSARSKYVHNAQEMYLSPRQEGRDADRLEKATAGTPISAPM; translated from the coding sequence TTGAACGAACGCGAATGCACTGTAGAACTGGGATTGAGGCGCGACCTGAAAAGGTTCAGCAAGTGGCTCTCTCGCCTGGGATTTACTCCCGGAACTTCGGGAAATCTTTCGGTACGTCTCGACTCTGAACGACTTCTCGTGACTCCGACCGGAGTCAGCAAAGGTCTAATCAAGGCTTCTGACATGGTGATTGTCGACCTCGATGGACGCCTGATCGCAGGCGCACGAAAGGTCACAAGTGAGATCTCCATGCATCTCGCGGTATATCGGCACCGAGCGGACATCCATGCTGTCGTCCATTCTCATCCTCCGATTGCGACGGCTTTTGCCTGCTCCGGACGAGCGCTCAATGAACCTCTCTGCCAGGAAGCGGTCATGACCGTGGGACGCGTGCCTCTGGCACCCTACGCAACTACTGGCACCGATGAAGTGGCGGCGAGTATGCGGCCTTTCCTCACGGACCATGAGACAATTCTGCTCGCAAACCATGGCGTGGTCAGTTATGGGAAGACCCTTCTCGACGCATTCATGAAGATGGAGACGGTTGAGCATCTGGCGCAGGTAGGTCTCGTTGCCCATCAACTCGGGACGGCTCAGCCTCTTGGGGTAGACCAGATCGACCGACTCCAAAGCGCCCGATCGAAATATGTTCACAACGCCCAAGAAATGTATTTGTCACCTCGACAAGAGGGTCGCGACGCTGACCGACTCGAAAAGGCAACGGCTGGCACTCCAATCAGTGCACCAATGTGA
- a CDS encoding FadR/GntR family transcriptional regulator, whose protein sequence is MQLPRQSPEKDDVTQGVITRFQQMLREGKLNLGDRLPPERELAAHFKVARSSLRQALKVLEILGVITQRVGDGSYLNSDVAAILSVPLEFLFLLDDTTVEDLTELRLLMEPGLARLAAQRATPDDIAMLKQSILDFENSSDNKLKLVSSDLLFHRAIFRASKNRTAGSLFHNIHRAMAKMMLVTSQLVELEHTLAFHKPIMESIERGDGDLAARLMREHLEDAKLLLMSKKSI, encoded by the coding sequence ATGCAGCTGCCGCGGCAAAGCCCGGAGAAAGACGACGTCACGCAAGGGGTGATCACGCGATTCCAGCAGATGTTGCGTGAAGGCAAGCTCAACCTGGGCGACCGTCTCCCCCCTGAACGAGAGCTCGCGGCTCATTTCAAAGTCGCGCGTTCCTCTCTCCGGCAAGCTCTCAAGGTTCTCGAGATTCTAGGTGTCATCACGCAACGCGTAGGCGATGGTAGCTACCTCAATTCGGACGTCGCTGCCATTTTGTCAGTGCCACTTGAATTCCTTTTTTTGCTCGACGACACCACCGTCGAAGACCTGACGGAACTTCGCCTTCTTATGGAACCGGGTCTTGCGCGGCTCGCTGCCCAACGCGCTACCCCGGACGACATTGCCATGCTGAAGCAATCCATCCTCGATTTCGAAAACAGCTCCGACAACAAGCTAAAACTCGTCTCTTCAGACCTCCTCTTCCACCGCGCTATTTTCAGAGCTTCGAAGAACCGCACTGCCGGAAGCCTGTTTCACAATATCCATCGAGCCATGGCAAAGATGATGCTGGTCACTTCACAACTCGTCGAACTCGAGCACACCCTCGCCTTCCATAAGCCGATCATGGAATCGATTGAACGTGGCGATGGCGACCTCGCGGCCAGGTTGATGCGTGAACATCTTGAAGACGCAAAGCTCCTGCTTATGAGCAAGAAAAGCATCTAG
- a CDS encoding carboxypeptidase-like regulatory domain-containing protein yields the protein MQGNQSLMLRGVFTKSLAVLAVSAGVLHAQVEQGRFVGRVTDPHGAVVPGVTVTVRNVETNITQTGVTNDSGEYVVTPIPAGNYLISVTATGFSRATTKTIEVQVGQIVRQDVALTLGAITEVVEVNTTAPLLSTDSATSGQVITNQQLTELPLNGRGFYQLASLTPGAALLPPTGNSLAIRPEVVNGNVISGIRGSATSFLLDGVDVSEQHQGGTFIQTSIDALQEFSVQQSPYSAEFNRGGAFFNATTKSGTNRLHGTLFEFIRNDALDAKRYFLPTTQRKQKLRRNQFGGNIGGPIRIPRLYDGRDRSFFFFNYEGLRLTSGQPFTGVVPSDNQRNGIFTRNIYDRTNLVNGVPQQFQNNTIPANRITAQARQIQEFIPRQNTGAGTFSYAGNQTIRFDQFITRLDHQITPKNRISARWVYVKQGDVDPNFAPSLRTASLTSWGQDIDASLTSNVGSTMVNELRSHFLPSHVRLTAFLQGTDFNGQFGVTGFNDLLRPGAGGAFPDYIWSGYNSVQGQGFDQRPKSQDRKAWEIADNFTILRGKHSFKLGTLIRYYQWIGFDSGNYAGQFNFNGNASNNATTATAASANSGDAYADFLLGYPSAVTRSYPAANFGGQGWYRQFFFQDDYRVSDRLTLNLGLRYEYSPWLSGYKGQVGTFDPTRPKPIIVSGSEAIPDLSAQPVAPRAYQVFGQYITTSSQAGLPSTITYPDKKQFAPRVGLAFQVSEKTVLRAGFGIFYEPEGTSGRVNLNMLPYRLVETQNQTQNVTPTRTLENFFLGNPLGSITANPSLNPARIYASMGANYHYSLNVQHQLSSKDVFEIGYVANRGIHLSATNSFNDPAPGPGTIQTRRPYTQWSGISYQTQDMNGNYASLQAKYDHRFSHGFSTLVAYTYSKWLQYQQQPSLGGVQGYEYSLSPSDVTHNLAISGTFQVPVGHNRKFLSNSNAFVNAVVGGWQLQTINVLRSGTPYTPVVSGDIANTGVGGQRPDLSGVSTPGYTKTLSAWFDKGRYIVANRAPNGTVGGAARTGNDVYRYGQVRANTLRSDLYRQFDASVFKNFNMPHESTLSFRAEVFNVPNTPSFGAPNSTIDAAAGGTITTTSNNSRNLQFALKYIF from the coding sequence ATGCAGGGTAATCAGAGCTTGATGTTACGGGGTGTCTTCACGAAGTCGTTGGCGGTGCTTGCTGTGTCTGCGGGCGTATTGCACGCCCAGGTAGAGCAGGGCAGGTTTGTGGGTCGTGTGACGGATCCTCATGGTGCAGTCGTACCGGGTGTGACTGTGACGGTGCGCAATGTAGAAACCAACATCACTCAGACGGGCGTGACGAACGATTCTGGCGAATATGTGGTCACTCCAATTCCCGCAGGCAATTATTTGATTTCGGTGACGGCTACGGGGTTCAGCAGGGCGACCACGAAAACCATTGAAGTGCAGGTTGGGCAGATCGTACGGCAAGATGTTGCGCTGACGCTCGGCGCCATCACGGAAGTGGTGGAAGTGAATACCACCGCGCCGCTGTTGTCTACGGACTCAGCGACATCGGGTCAGGTAATCACGAACCAGCAACTCACGGAACTGCCTCTGAACGGACGCGGGTTCTATCAGCTTGCCAGTCTTACACCGGGTGCTGCTTTGCTGCCGCCAACAGGCAACTCGTTGGCAATCCGTCCTGAGGTGGTGAACGGAAATGTGATCAGCGGCATCCGCGGGAGTGCAACATCGTTCTTGCTGGATGGTGTGGACGTGAGCGAACAGCATCAGGGCGGTACGTTCATCCAAACGTCGATTGATGCTCTGCAGGAGTTCTCGGTGCAGCAGAGCCCGTATTCGGCTGAGTTCAATCGCGGTGGCGCATTCTTCAATGCGACTACGAAGTCCGGAACAAACCGTCTCCATGGAACGCTGTTTGAGTTCATCCGTAACGATGCTCTGGATGCCAAGCGGTACTTCCTACCTACGACACAGCGCAAGCAAAAGCTACGTCGTAACCAGTTTGGTGGCAATATTGGTGGTCCGATTCGAATACCGAGACTCTATGACGGGCGTGACCGATCGTTTTTCTTTTTCAACTATGAAGGATTGAGGCTCACAAGCGGCCAGCCCTTCACGGGAGTTGTGCCTTCGGATAACCAGCGCAACGGCATCTTTACGCGGAACATTTATGACCGCACGAATCTGGTGAACGGTGTACCGCAGCAGTTTCAGAACAACACAATTCCGGCAAACAGAATTACGGCGCAAGCGCGACAGATCCAGGAGTTTATTCCACGGCAGAACACCGGTGCTGGGACGTTCAGCTACGCCGGGAATCAGACGATTCGCTTTGACCAGTTCATCACGCGTCTTGATCATCAGATCACCCCGAAAAACCGCATCTCCGCACGTTGGGTATATGTGAAGCAGGGGGATGTCGATCCGAACTTTGCGCCTTCCTTGCGCACTGCCAGTCTCACATCGTGGGGACAGGACATTGATGCGAGTTTAACCAGCAATGTGGGCAGTACGATGGTGAACGAACTGCGTTCACACTTCTTGCCGAGCCACGTGCGCCTGACGGCGTTCCTGCAGGGAACAGACTTCAATGGTCAGTTTGGTGTGACAGGCTTTAACGACCTGTTGCGGCCTGGAGCAGGTGGAGCGTTCCCAGATTACATCTGGAGCGGGTACAACTCAGTCCAGGGGCAGGGCTTCGATCAGCGTCCGAAATCCCAAGACCGCAAGGCATGGGAGATTGCAGACAATTTCACGATCCTGCGCGGTAAGCACTCGTTCAAACTTGGAACGTTGATCCGTTACTACCAGTGGATTGGTTTTGACAGCGGCAACTATGCCGGACAATTCAACTTCAACGGGAATGCCTCAAACAATGCAACGACAGCAACAGCTGCATCTGCGAATTCCGGCGATGCATATGCAGACTTCTTGTTGGGCTATCCGTCTGCGGTTACGCGTTCGTATCCTGCGGCCAATTTTGGCGGACAGGGGTGGTATCGGCAGTTCTTCTTTCAGGATGACTATCGTGTAAGCGATCGTCTGACCCTGAACCTTGGACTTCGGTATGAGTATTCACCCTGGTTGAGCGGTTATAAAGGGCAGGTTGGCACATTCGATCCTACGCGACCGAAACCGATCATCGTATCGGGCAGCGAGGCTATACCGGATCTGAGTGCGCAACCTGTGGCTCCGCGTGCCTACCAGGTATTCGGGCAATACATCACGACCAGCAGCCAGGCAGGATTGCCCTCGACGATTACATATCCGGATAAGAAGCAGTTTGCGCCGCGTGTGGGCCTGGCGTTTCAGGTCTCCGAGAAGACAGTGTTGCGAGCGGGCTTCGGTATCTTCTATGAACCGGAAGGCACCAGCGGCCGTGTGAACCTCAACATGCTGCCGTACCGCTTGGTCGAGACGCAGAACCAGACGCAGAACGTAACTCCAACACGCACTTTGGAGAACTTCTTCCTGGGCAATCCGCTTGGATCGATTACAGCCAATCCCAGTCTGAATCCGGCGCGGATTTATGCGAGCATGGGTGCCAACTATCACTACAGCCTGAATGTGCAACACCAACTCTCAAGCAAGGACGTATTCGAGATTGGCTATGTAGCAAATCGTGGTATCCACCTGAGCGCGACAAACAGTTTCAACGATCCAGCGCCCGGACCGGGTACGATCCAGACGCGGCGCCCTTATACGCAATGGAGCGGCATTTCGTATCAGACACAGGACATGAACGGCAATTACGCCTCGTTGCAGGCAAAGTATGATCACCGCTTCAGCCACGGGTTCAGCACATTGGTGGCCTATACCTATTCCAAATGGCTCCAGTATCAGCAACAGCCCTCGCTGGGCGGTGTACAGGGATACGAATATTCTCTGTCGCCTTCAGACGTAACGCATAACCTCGCAATCAGCGGAACATTCCAGGTTCCGGTGGGACATAATCGCAAGTTCCTTAGCAATAGCAATGCGTTTGTCAATGCAGTCGTGGGTGGATGGCAGTTGCAGACCATCAATGTGCTGCGCAGTGGAACGCCCTATACACCGGTGGTTTCAGGAGATATCGCAAACACCGGCGTAGGCGGACAACGGCCCGACCTGAGTGGGGTTTCCACGCCAGGTTATACGAAGACATTGTCAGCCTGGTTCGATAAGGGCCGGTACATCGTAGCGAATCGCGCTCCGAACGGAACTGTCGGAGGAGCAGCGCGGACGGGAAACGACGTCTACCGTTATGGTCAGGTTCGTGCCAATACATTGCGGTCAGACTTGTACCGGCAGTTCGACGCGTCCGTCTTCAAGAACTTCAACATGCCGCATGAGAGCACGCTATCGTTCCGTGCGGAAGTCTTCAATGTGCCCAATACGCCAAGTTTTGGCGCACCGAATTCAACCATCGATGCAGCAGCCGGAGGCACGATTACGACGACGTCAAATAACTCTCGTAATCTGCAGTTTGCATTGAAGTACATCTTCTAA
- a CDS encoding RES family NAD+ phosphorylase translates to MHRLLPSRYSEAGTVLDDLADDDDMLQKLIRLDGATNDRIQGEQFGLPGISTYELVYGIPNAHIVRAAFLHPSPNGARFNGPDRGAWYAADRLETSVAEVSYHKAKRLAEIVVPETVTGVPESDASTYDDWLADFHGEFHALEPAADYATYLAPEPVPECYWESQKLAQTLLKEKSNGILYPSVRKKGGRCLVCFRPALVYRPRRAKRYLLSFHWRRDHYRQEVNEVPLQRSR, encoded by the coding sequence ATGCATCGTTTACTCCCCTCGCGTTACAGCGAGGCGGGTACGGTTCTTGATGATCTGGCTGACGATGACGACATGCTCCAGAAATTGATCCGTTTGGATGGAGCGACAAACGACCGGATTCAAGGTGAACAGTTTGGACTTCCTGGTATAAGCACCTACGAATTGGTCTACGGCATCCCCAACGCTCACATCGTCCGAGCAGCATTCCTCCATCCGAGTCCGAACGGAGCTCGATTCAACGGTCCGGACCGAGGTGCGTGGTACGCCGCAGACAGGTTGGAGACATCGGTCGCAGAAGTCAGCTATCACAAAGCCAAGCGCCTCGCGGAAATCGTTGTTCCGGAGACAGTGACAGGTGTCCCCGAGTCGGATGCATCGACGTATGACGACTGGCTCGCAGATTTTCACGGTGAGTTTCACGCGCTGGAGCCGGCCGCTGACTACGCAACATACCTCGCTCCAGAACCTGTTCCGGAATGCTACTGGGAATCCCAGAAGCTCGCGCAAACACTTCTAAAAGAGAAGTCCAATGGCATCCTGTATCCCAGCGTACGCAAGAAGGGTGGTCGCTGCCTGGTCTGCTTTCGCCCTGCCTTGGTCTATCGCCCACGGCGTGCCAAACGATATCTCCTCTCCTTCCATTGGAGACGGGACCATTACCGACAAGAAGTGAACGAAGTCCCCTTGCAGCGATCCCGATAG
- a CDS encoding radical SAM protein, whose product MKKSEVLKAWASILSARAPSLSIEITKECPLRCPGCYAFDAAHLGSFTQLSQLSDFKGDELVTRILALLDELKPLHVSLVGGDPLVRYRELEQLLPQIEARGIHTQVVTSAFRVIPSHWKDYAKLNVVVSIDGLQPEHDERRKPATYERILKNIVDAQVTIHSTITSQAASRPGYLEEFLGFWSTNPSIRKIWFSLFTPQRGATDPEILSPVQRTEVMNELRRLRTLYPKLDMQDIVIDEIATPPRSPEECIFARTTETISADLKTQITPCQFGGDPDCSQCGCIASMGLAAIGHYKILGGLTAGHLFRASDRIGKGWRKARGTFSSKSATQTKSVPFKILSN is encoded by the coding sequence ATGAAAAAGTCTGAAGTGCTCAAAGCCTGGGCCAGTATCCTGTCTGCCCGTGCTCCGTCTCTCTCGATCGAAATTACCAAAGAGTGCCCCCTCCGTTGCCCGGGGTGTTATGCCTTCGACGCTGCCCATCTTGGCAGTTTCACCCAGCTCAGTCAGCTCTCGGATTTTAAGGGAGACGAACTCGTCACTCGCATTCTCGCTCTTCTCGATGAATTGAAACCGCTCCACGTCTCTCTGGTCGGCGGTGATCCATTGGTACGCTATCGAGAATTGGAGCAATTGCTTCCACAAATCGAGGCTCGTGGTATCCACACGCAAGTTGTTACAAGTGCCTTCCGAGTGATTCCATCGCACTGGAAGGATTATGCGAAGCTAAATGTCGTCGTTTCGATTGATGGCCTTCAGCCCGAACACGACGAGCGAAGAAAGCCAGCCACCTATGAACGGATTCTCAAGAACATCGTCGACGCGCAGGTCACAATACACTCCACGATCACGTCTCAGGCCGCTTCGCGGCCAGGTTATCTCGAGGAGTTTCTCGGGTTCTGGAGCACGAATCCCTCGATCCGGAAGATCTGGTTCAGTCTGTTTACGCCGCAGCGCGGCGCTACGGATCCTGAAATCCTGTCGCCGGTCCAGCGAACGGAGGTCATGAACGAATTGCGGCGGCTACGCACTCTCTATCCCAAGCTCGACATGCAAGATATCGTCATCGATGAGATCGCCACCCCGCCACGCAGTCCGGAAGAGTGTATCTTCGCTCGAACGACAGAAACGATCTCTGCGGATCTCAAGACCCAGATCACGCCTTGCCAGTTCGGAGGAGACCCAGATTGCTCACAATGCGGTTGTATCGCCTCGATGGGACTTGCCGCAATCGGACACTACAAGATCCTTGGCGGACTCACTGCCGGTCATCTCTTCAGGGCGTCAGACAGAATCGGCAAGGGATGGCGTAAGGCGCGGGGAACTTTTTCGTCCAAATCCGCCACGCAGACGAAATCGGTCCCCTTCAAGATTCTGTCCAATTAA
- a CDS encoding GntR family transcriptional regulator encodes MPRIVSSFELSIKNRPPHQVLTKWLYEELRNAILEGRLEAGSRLPASRDFARQYGLSRGTVVSVFERLLDEGYISSRVGVGTWINPVAATVPPHKPLTSTPPAYVGNVISSYVRPKPYVELVWKAECLPFRASDPAVAEFPAEIWGRIAAKRSRNFRSWLDTPADGSGYPPLRDAIAHYLRTSRGVR; translated from the coding sequence ATGCCACGAATCGTCAGTTCCTTCGAGTTGAGCATTAAGAATCGTCCTCCTCATCAGGTGTTGACGAAGTGGCTTTACGAAGAGCTGCGCAACGCGATCCTGGAAGGCCGACTTGAGGCTGGCTCCAGACTGCCAGCCTCGCGTGATTTCGCGCGCCAATACGGACTGTCGCGCGGAACAGTCGTCAGCGTCTTCGAGCGCTTGCTCGACGAAGGTTACATATCCAGCAGAGTGGGAGTGGGTACTTGGATCAATCCGGTCGCAGCGACCGTCCCACCTCACAAGCCGCTGACTTCGACGCCTCCCGCTTATGTTGGCAACGTTATCTCGTCGTATGTGCGACCAAAGCCCTACGTCGAACTTGTATGGAAAGCGGAGTGCCTTCCCTTCCGCGCGTCGGACCCGGCCGTTGCGGAATTCCCAGCAGAGATTTGGGGACGTATCGCCGCCAAGCGCTCTCGCAATTTCAGGTCATGGCTTGATACACCGGCAGATGGAAGTGGCTATCCACCACTGCGCGATGCCATCGCGCACTATTTGCGGACATCGCGTGGCGTGCGCT
- a CDS encoding MFS transporter yields MERKWYFVLLVAAAIAISYFDRQTLPVAIASIQHNIPVSNAQFSYLQTAFLLSYAAMYMVGGRLLDRLGTRRGFLLIMTWWSLACALHGLAAGLTLLLAARFLLGGGEGGAFPAASRVVAEWIPAHERSTAMGLINAGTAVGSVLAPPVIGYILLHSGWRTVFVVAGATGLAWVAWWTVAYRDNSATMSINTVEARIAGVRVAWLDVIRQRNVQMFVFAKFMSDSAWYFLLFWLPKYLYDARGFDVKQVSYYAWIPYAASGVGSFLGGWFSSYLLRRGQTLNRARKIALGLCAAGMPVVMLVSVTPVKVAILLFSIAFFCQQAWSGLIMTLPTDIFPLSLVGTVAGLIGFGGAIGGAIFGLVAGYLLEHGFTYATLFVLVGSFHLIGFLAIVLFAGPIQPLRSTELQAIEGDA; encoded by the coding sequence ATGGAACGCAAATGGTACTTCGTGCTGTTGGTGGCGGCAGCAATTGCGATCAGCTACTTCGATCGGCAAACGCTGCCTGTCGCCATTGCTTCGATTCAGCACAACATACCCGTGAGCAATGCGCAGTTCAGCTATCTGCAAACGGCGTTCCTGCTGTCGTATGCCGCAATGTATATGGTGGGTGGTCGGTTGCTGGATCGCCTGGGGACGCGGCGTGGGTTTCTGTTGATCATGACGTGGTGGTCCCTGGCTTGCGCTCTGCATGGACTGGCAGCAGGACTTACATTGCTGTTGGCTGCGCGCTTTCTGCTCGGTGGTGGTGAGGGCGGCGCGTTTCCTGCTGCTTCACGTGTGGTGGCGGAGTGGATCCCGGCGCATGAACGTTCCACTGCAATGGGATTGATCAATGCGGGAACGGCAGTGGGATCTGTACTGGCGCCTCCTGTAATTGGTTACATCCTGTTGCACAGCGGTTGGCGCACAGTCTTCGTGGTGGCGGGTGCGACAGGGCTCGCTTGGGTGGCGTGGTGGACGGTGGCATATCGGGACAACTCCGCCACCATGAGTATCAATACGGTGGAGGCGCGCATCGCGGGAGTGCGCGTAGCCTGGCTGGACGTGATCCGCCAACGTAACGTGCAGATGTTCGTCTTCGCCAAGTTTATGAGCGATTCCGCTTGGTATTTCCTGCTGTTCTGGTTGCCGAAGTATCTGTATGACGCACGTGGGTTTGATGTGAAGCAGGTGAGTTATTACGCGTGGATACCGTATGCGGCGAGTGGCGTGGGCAGCTTTCTGGGCGGCTGGTTCTCGTCCTATCTTTTGCGGCGCGGGCAGACTTTGAATCGTGCACGCAAGATTGCGCTAGGGCTGTGCGCCGCAGGCATGCCTGTAGTGATGCTGGTTTCTGTAACGCCGGTGAAGGTTGCAATCCTGCTGTTCAGCATTGCCTTCTTCTGTCAGCAGGCGTGGTCGGGGTTGATCATGACGCTGCCTACCGATATCTTCCCGTTGTCATTGGTGGGTACCGTGGCCGGATTAATTGGCTTCGGTGGCGCCATTGGCGGCGCAATCTTCGGCCTTGTTGCTGGCTACTTGCTGGAACACGGCTTCACGTATGCAACGCTCTTTGTGCTGGTGGGCAGTTTCCACCTAATCGGCTTTCTGGCCATCGTCTTGTTTGCTGGCCCGATTCAACCTCTTCGCTCTACAGAATTACAAGCTATTGAAGGTGACGCATGA
- a CDS encoding antitoxin Xre-like helix-turn-helix domain-containing protein has product MATAASLVLPRIAGYDFESGADLSNAAERAELSSAAIKAFMNLRKKWGLNEEDSRSLLGGLASSTFHAWKTNPKRTLDQDTLTRISLLIGIYKALNIYFGKPWADRWITLANRGPVFMGRTPLAYMIQRGQPGMIEVRRMLDAWRGGQ; this is encoded by the coding sequence ATGGCAACCGCTGCTTCCCTTGTCTTGCCCCGAATCGCCGGATACGATTTCGAATCGGGTGCCGATCTTAGCAATGCCGCCGAACGAGCGGAGCTTTCCTCCGCAGCTATCAAAGCCTTCATGAATCTCCGGAAAAAGTGGGGATTGAATGAAGAGGACTCTCGCTCCCTTCTCGGAGGTTTGGCGTCGTCGACCTTCCACGCGTGGAAGACGAACCCGAAGCGTACGCTCGATCAAGACACGTTGACCCGCATCTCGCTGCTGATCGGTATTTATAAGGCCCTAAATATCTACTTTGGAAAACCCTGGGCGGATCGTTGGATCACGCTTGCGAATCGTGGACCGGTCTTCATGGGACGCACACCACTCGCCTACATGATTCAACGGGGCCAGCCCGGGATGATTGAGGTTCGGCGGATGCTGGATGCATGGCGAGGTGGCCAGTGA